Genomic window (Rhododendron vialii isolate Sample 1 chromosome 4a, ASM3025357v1):
ttccaaacagagccttagtcTGAATGCCTAAATGTAgaagaaccatccaaatccgTATCATATAAATGTGTTGTGAAAACAACCAACGCCAAAAACACTAATAGATCCTAGCATAAGAAGAAACCAAACTTAGACACCGAACAAGCAACCCTCCCCAACAAAGCCATCTGTCAAAAGCAAACTTCCGAAGCGTTGCAAGGAATTATAGAGGGACTAGAATCAAGAGCAATTCCCAGCAAGAAACAAACACCTGCAAAAagagctttaaaaaaaaacgaaaaaccaTACTCCTTTGGTTAATTCTCCTTTAAATTTCAACCATCCAAgcataatttttcttttttaatcctCCTCAAGAAAACATTCACTTTAACCAATAAGTCTACACTTATCGCATGAGTCCACTGTTCGGTCCATTGCACGCCTACACCTTCTTCAGACTTCACAAAATTTCTACGAATTCAGAAAACATACCTACTTATATGCGATTGAGAAGCTTTCTTACAAGgcttcataaaaaatattttaaaatttctgaatatttttctgcatttttgtgAGGTAtgaagtgggccccacatactCGCTCGGTGAATGTAtcatctttgaaaaaaaaaaaaacatttcactTTAACAAAGCGTTGTATATGACGAGCCCACAGTTTTGTAAAGGGAGGTCCGGCCCACCTCACATCCAAACTTCGACGTCGGTCCATGAACCCGCCAAAACGACCCACGGGCTCGTCACTCCTTTCGAAACCCTAGCTGGTTCCTACCGCTTCGGACTCAAGaccacctctctctccctctaaacTCAGACTCTCAGGTACTTCATTTACTTGTCCTACTGAAAAAAAATCAGAACTTTAGGGATTTCGTATATCGTGGGTAAATCCCTAACACATTTTCTTTACATTTTTGGATTTACAGAAGGTTATATCATAGGTGCATGCGTGTTGAGCTGCAACAATTGCTGTGATTGGTCTACAGGGTTATAGGTGAAGATGgcgaagagaaaagagaaatcgGTGAACGTCTCTGGAAAGCCGAAGCATTCGCTGGATGTCAACAGGGAATCGAAATCGAGCAAGGGCGGCCGCAGCGCCGCCACGGTGCGGCGACTCAAGATGTACAACACGAGGCCGAAGCGCGACGTCAAAGGGAAGGTCATAAAGCACGACCTTCAGTCCTCCGAGTTGCCCTCCACTCGAATTCAACCCGATCGCcgatggtttggtacctatctAGTTCCTAGTATTTTCTATGCTCAACTTTGAATGTAGTGCTCCTTAATCGCTTGATAATCTTACGGTGAGATTGGTCCCCAATTAGTTGAGGTGTAAGTAAACTGGCAGGGTCCAGGGACAACtgagttatataaaaaaaaattgctcagacAATCTTGATTACCGCTTCTTTCTTGTGTGCCGGCAGTCTTTCGATGGGCTGCGTTAGGGATGCAAACAAACTGAGCTTTCGTGAGCAGCTTGAGGCTTCGTCTCGGCTTGACTAGTTAGTGATGGAGtagctcgagcttgagttttaaGCTTGTTTAATAAACGCGCCGAGATCGAGTTAGTTGTAactcggcttgtttagtaaatgaaccaAGTTAGTTTGGCCCGCTGCTCAATGTCCATGCTACTTTAAGTCCATTTTCTACTACGATTGTCCTTCTGCTACTGTGTGatgataagtggaggcaattGTTAAGTGAGGCTCCCATGTGGGTGAATCACTCAATCGCAGATTCATTGAGCTTGAGctcaaaaattgattttgctGATCACTCATTTTTCAGCCCCTTGGAATTGTGAGAAAGggtgagaaaaagaaagatagggGAATCATATCACTTGTTTGGAACTTTGGATAGCTAAAATGTGTGCAATAGTGACAAAGGATGAGAACTGAAGAGAAAAGATGGATATTTAGTGGtccatttttgtttctcaccaaTCTCTCGAGAATGGTGAGATTTGGCGCAAGAAACTACATTCCATTCCTTTCTCTCCCTTTCACGCAATCCAAAGGGCCTGTCAAATTAGGCGTGTCCCCAATTGGCTAATGGTGAACCAGAGATTAGATTCTACGGTATCTTCAGAAGAAGCAATCTCAAGAGTATGCGTCTTTGTTTGCCATGTGTACTTATTTTGATCATTAGGAACTTATCTAAAGTGTTTTCTTTCAATCTTAAATTGTAGGTAATACTCGAGTTGTAAACCAGAAGGAGCTTGAGTTTTTCCGTGAAGAGCTCCAAAGTCGAATGTCGAGTAACTATAATGTCATTTTGAAGGAGAAGAAACTTCCCATGTCTCTTTTGAATGATCACCAAAAGGTAGGAACTTTCTATAATTCGGAGCTAGCTATGCCCTTTTGGTCATGTTTGATTCGGTTTGGGTATGCGCCATAGTCCACTCTGATTAATTTCACCTTTATGTTGTTAATTTGAGGTTTTTCGTTTCTGAAATTTAAATGCTTTAATTTCACCTTTATGTTGCTAATTTGAGGTTTTTCGTTTCTGAAATTTAAATGTTTTAACCACATTGCTCACACAAGGTTGTCAGTAAGAGAGTCTAGCACGTTAATTAAGTTTGATCAAGTTGGTTTAATAAGCTGATCAACTATTGCATAcctttgctgttcaaaaaaaaaaaaaaactattgcatACCTTCTTGGTGTCTGGTGGACTCATGAGATAGGGTTTGGCTCTACCCACGCAGTTGTACTATTTCAAAGACTACATGGTCTGTCAATTCCTAGTTAAAATCTTATGTATCTCCTTGTTAGCTGCAAACAAGCGTTTGTTAATATGGTCATCTTACCTCGTCTTTCTGTTGTGCTTTCACCAAATGAGTTATGTATCTCAATTCCCCACATTTCACCGATGATCTTTTCTGCTTGAGCTGTCTTAATGGTTACCGACCCATCGAACTAACAGTTCATGGGCCACTGTTTGGTTGTCAGACTACATAAACTAGTAGTTGAATGTTAAACAGTTTTCATGTCCTCTTAACAATACTATAAATGTGAGCTAGAACAAATTGAAGGTTCCTATTTACGGCTGCTAACTTTGTTCTTTTTATGTCTACCCAGCAAGCAAGGGTTCATCTTCTAGATACAGAGCCTTTTAAGGATGCATTTGGACCTAAGAGGAAGAGGAAGCGCCCAAAGCTCATGGCATCAGATTATGAGTCATTAGTTAAGAAAGCTGATGGTTCTCAAGGTAAGTTAATTGCTTGCTTTGCTGCTGCCTATACTTTGACATCTTTTGAAGAATATTATAGTGGAAATACGGCAGAAGAAGTAGGACCCCACTTTTGCTGATAATTTATGATAAGCCTTGAAACCCTCAACCCCCTCCGCCATTTCTTTTCCCCACTTATGTAGCTACTACAATACATTCTATTTACTTCTGAATTTGTGCCTGAATTTTGTAGATGCCTTTGAACAGAAATATGATGCCAGTATGTCTGTAGACGGTAATGAAGGGGATGGATTGAGAGACCTAGTTCGGCATACAATGTTTGAGAAGGGTCAAAGTAAACGCATTTGGGGTGAGCTCTACAAAGTTATAGACTCTTCAGATGTTGTTGTCCAGGTTAGTGTGTTGTAAGAAAATGATAACACATTACTCTACAGATTTACTTTTGCAGAAGTTTGTAGTAAAAATGTGGAAGCTTTGTGTTGGTGTTGCCCCAACTGTAATTATAATACTATGTCCTGGTAGAGAACCATCATGATTGTGCATCACAGTGGTTCGTTTTTTTTACAAGTAAATAATTGTATTAGAAacaaggcattaagggaatgccgcccgtaTACCATCGCAGTGGTTCCTTTTGTGACCCTATGATagttcattttgttggtttttgcaGGCATATTGCGGTGTTGATCTTTTAGGTCCGTATGATAGTTTTTTATGGACATGTGTTTGGTGCTGGTGCTTTTGTTACAGGTTTTAGATGCCAGAGATCCGCAAGGTACTAGGTGCTATCATTTGGAGAAGCATTTAAAAGAGCATTGCACACATAAACACATGATTCTTTTGTTAAACAAGGTTTGTTGTTTCCTACCTCTGAtttttttgtgggattgttGTTTTCTATGATTCTCTCACAGAATGTTTTACTTATCTCAGTGTGATTTGGTCCCTGCCTGGGCAACAAAAGCCTGGCTTAGAGTGTTATCCAAGCAGTATCCAACTCTAGCATTTCATGCAAGCATTAACAAGTCATTTGGGAAGGTATCTTCACTAGTTTCAATAGAATACATATGTTCGTACACTGCAGGCACACCACCTTTTGGATCTAGGATTCTTTTGGACTCCTTTAAACTCTGATTCCATTGTTGATCAGATCCGGaattgtataaatatatatcatATTAAATTTATAGAactctttttatgtttttggcTGTTTTTCGCTTCAAAAGGGCGTACTGAATCTTAAGAAGAAGTGTAGTGGTGGACTGGAAGGTACTGAGGGAAAGATTGCATACAAACCTGGCTCGAACTTGCAATATCATTGGACATCCAAACCCATACTTTTACAATTGCACCAGTGGCCATGATTCCATGAAAGGGAAgtgggaaaagaaaaacagccAAGGCCCACAGATGGAGTTGATACTTTTGTGTGCAGACCACCTAGGTGACTGATATCAAATATCCTGATGCATAGATCATATGTTTTGGAAGATGATGTTATCGCATTTTGTCAACTACACGATCAGCATTTGTTGCAGTGCCCTTCGGCTTTA
Coding sequences:
- the LOC131323338 gene encoding nuclear/nucleolar GTPase 2 isoform X2, with amino-acid sequence MAKRKEKSVNVSGKPKHSLDVNRESKSSKGGRSAATVRRLKMYNTRPKRDVKGKVIKHDLQSSELPSTRIQPDRRWFGNTRVVNQKELEFFREELQSRMSSNYNVILKEKKLPMSLLNDHQKQARVHLLDTEPFKDAFGPKRKRKRPKLMASDYESLVKKADGSQDAFEQKYDASMSVDGNEGDGLRDLVRHTMFEKGQSKRIWGELYKVIDSSDVVVQVLDARDPQGTRCYHLEKHLKEHCTHKHMILLLNKCDLVPAWATKAWLRVLSKQYPTLAFHASINKSFGKGSLLSVLRQFARLKSDKQAISVGFVGYPNVGKSSVINTLRTKNVCKVAPIPGETKVWQYITLTKRIFLIDCPGVVYQNSDSETDIVLKGVVRVTNLPDASEHIGEVLKRVKKEHLKRAYKITDWEDDNDFLVQLCKLTGKLLKGGKPDLMNAAKMILHDWQRGKIPFFVPPPKEEDGSLKDEPNEPDVEKDNAADKDQASAARRAIANVISSQQAKDVPVQKDLFNENELKGEISDQLPSTES
- the LOC131323338 gene encoding nuclear/nucleolar GTPase 2 isoform X1; protein product: MAKRKEKSVNVSGKPKHSLDVNRESKSSKGGRSAATVRRLKMYNTRPKRDVKGKVIKHDLQSSELPSTRIQPDRRWFGNTRVVNQKELEFFREELQSRMSSNYNVILKEKKLPMSLLNDHQKQARVHLLDTEPFKDAFGPKRKRKRPKLMASDYESLVKKADGSQDAFEQKYDASMSVDGNEGDGLRDLVRHTMFEKGQSKRIWGELYKVIDSSDVVVQVLDARDPQGTRCYHLEKHLKEHCTHKHMILLLNKCDLVPAWATKAWLRVLSKQYPTLAFHASINKSFGKGSLLSVLRQFARLKSDKQAISVGFVGYPNVGKSSVINTLRTKNVCKVAPIPGETKVWQYITLTKRIFLIDCPGVVYQNSDSETDIVLKGVVRVTNLPDASEHIGEVLKRVKKEHLKRAYKITDWEDDNDFLVQLCKLTGKLLKGGEPDLMNAAKMVLHDWQRGKIPFFVPPPKEEDGSLKDEPNEPDVEKDNAVDKDQASAARRAIANVISSQQAKDVPVQKDLFDENELKGEISDQLPSTES